The following proteins are co-located in the Brevibacillus laterosporus DSM 25 genome:
- the rpmA gene encoding 50S ribosomal protein L27, with amino-acid sequence MLFTMDLQFFASKKGVGSTKNGRDSIAKRLGTKRGDGQFVKAGNILVRQRGTKIYPGANVGIGGDDTLFAKADGIVRFKRLGRDRKQVVIEPVVAEA; translated from the coding sequence ATGCTATTCACTATGGACCTGCAATTCTTCGCATCCAAAAAAGGGGTAGGTTCTACAAAGAACGGTCGTGACTCCATCGCTAAGCGCCTTGGTACAAAGCGTGGCGACGGCCAATTCGTAAAAGCTGGTAACATTCTTGTTCGCCAACGCGGAACAAAAATTTATCCAGGTGCTAACGTAGGCATCGGCGGCGACGATACTTTGTTCGCGAAAGCTGACGGAATCGTTCGTTTCAAACGTCTGGGACGCGATCGCAAACAAGTTGTGATCGAACCAGTTGTTGCTGAAGCGTAA
- a CDS encoding Rne/Rng family ribonuclease yields the protein MNKKQQRALQQIIVSRDIEETRIAVMEAGRLAELTMEQDKQMAAVGSIYRGRVKKVLPAMQAAFIDIGEEQEAFLYIDEALPPGWKVQNRGAAKPNIRTLVQVGEEKIVQISKEAIGSKSPRLTSEISLPGRMLVYLPSAGLISLSRKIVDAKKRERLRVWATDNLAEGEGIIVRTMAEEASLEHLQIELDFLRAKWKTALQETGKKKTPSLLLSADNAVSRILLDRSEDQMVEIVVDDAELYHELRVQAKAIHPAMFNKIQFYQGKTSVLDSYGVDKEIEKALYRQVWLKSGGFLVIDQTEAMTVIDVNTGKFTGKSGQQLEDTVTATNVEAAQEIARQLRLRDIGGIIIIDFIDMKQAKNQQIVQEALQRELEKDVTNSYVMGFTQLGLLEMTRKKVRNNLSSILTKACITCSGKGRILTEQEVAGRFIREAKALIRAQEAEAIVAAFHPHVYQYVQAEGRREKFAEEWGVMVQFISRETMHPSEYQILHVGKKADSKRFS from the coding sequence TTGAACAAAAAACAACAACGTGCTCTCCAACAAATAATCGTGAGCCGTGACATAGAAGAAACACGTATTGCTGTCATGGAAGCAGGTCGACTTGCTGAGTTGACAATGGAACAAGACAAACAAATGGCAGCGGTTGGCAGTATTTATAGAGGGCGAGTAAAAAAAGTCTTACCAGCCATGCAAGCTGCCTTTATAGATATCGGAGAAGAACAGGAAGCGTTTTTATATATTGACGAGGCGTTGCCCCCAGGCTGGAAAGTACAGAACCGAGGGGCAGCCAAACCTAATATTCGGACTTTAGTGCAAGTAGGCGAAGAAAAAATTGTCCAAATTAGCAAAGAAGCGATAGGGAGTAAATCTCCAAGACTTACATCCGAAATCAGCTTGCCGGGGCGCATGCTGGTTTATTTGCCATCTGCAGGGCTTATCTCTTTGTCACGTAAAATTGTAGATGCCAAAAAACGTGAACGACTAAGAGTGTGGGCAACCGATAATTTGGCTGAGGGGGAAGGAATCATTGTAAGAACGATGGCCGAGGAGGCTTCCCTGGAGCATTTGCAAATAGAACTTGATTTCCTGCGTGCAAAGTGGAAGACGGCGCTTCAGGAAACAGGAAAGAAAAAAACGCCGTCCCTTCTTTTATCAGCAGATAATGCAGTGAGCCGTATTTTATTAGATCGCTCTGAAGATCAGATGGTAGAAATAGTAGTGGATGACGCAGAGTTGTATCATGAGCTTAGAGTACAGGCAAAGGCTATTCACCCAGCCATGTTTAATAAAATTCAATTTTATCAAGGGAAAACCTCTGTGTTAGACTCCTATGGTGTCGATAAAGAAATTGAAAAAGCCCTGTATAGGCAGGTATGGCTGAAAAGTGGTGGTTTCTTGGTAATCGATCAGACAGAAGCTATGACCGTTATCGATGTTAATACAGGGAAATTTACGGGTAAGAGTGGTCAGCAGCTAGAAGATACCGTCACCGCAACCAATGTGGAAGCAGCCCAAGAGATTGCTAGACAACTACGACTTCGCGATATTGGTGGCATTATCATTATTGATTTCATTGATATGAAGCAGGCGAAAAACCAACAGATTGTACAAGAAGCCTTACAGAGAGAATTAGAAAAAGACGTAACCAATAGTTATGTCATGGGTTTTACGCAATTAGGCCTATTGGAAATGACAAGGAAAAAGGTAAGAAACAATCTATCCTCCATTCTAACCAAAGCATGCATCACTTGTAGTGGTAAGGGGAGAATCTTAACGGAACAGGAAGTAGCTGGACGCTTTATTCGAGAGGCTAAGGCATTGATCCGAGCACAGGAAGCAGAGGCTATTGTAGCCGCTTTTCATCCTCATGTTTATCAGTATGTTCAAGCGGAAGGAAGGCGTGAGAAATTTGCGGAGGAATGGGGTGTCATGGTTCAATTTATTTCACGTGAAACCATGCACCCAAGTGAATATCAGATTTTACATGTTGGCAAAAAGGCTGATTCTAAACGTTTTTCTTGA
- a CDS encoding ribosomal-processing cysteine protease Prp, translating into MVKVEVIRSQTGIAEIAMTGHANAGKYGEDIVCSAVSAIILGNLNAVHLLLGLKPDVEMNTEEGGFLKWRVSSLDDPTLEEKQQLLAESTVVALLGISQNYGTYISVQDSKWQGGAHS; encoded by the coding sequence ATGGTTAAGGTCGAGGTGATTCGATCTCAGACGGGCATTGCAGAGATTGCTATGACAGGGCATGCCAATGCTGGTAAATACGGGGAGGACATTGTTTGTTCTGCTGTATCGGCCATTATTTTAGGCAACCTGAATGCGGTACATCTTTTGCTCGGTTTGAAGCCGGATGTGGAAATGAACACAGAAGAGGGCGGATTTTTAAAGTGGCGGGTTTCATCTTTGGATGATCCAACTCTTGAAGAGAAGCAACAACTACTGGCGGAAAGCACAGTGGTTGCTCTACTGGGTATTTCCCAAAACTACGGAACATATATTTCTGTACAAGATTCAAAATGGCAAGGGGGTGCTCACTCATGA
- a CDS encoding M23 family metallopeptidase, translated as MFHERERVKDRRQERKEQLLLQSRDSMPPHIDDLHDPLERVFIPDQYSRSTDFTNETPPSKPVGYHFKRQIYLSLAVIGIAYVLLKSPFGVPNTWRDLSREVMTRDFNFEGVAVWYEQVTGHSPSALPVLFDKKEKESVPANAYQLSKWSLPKEWKIAKEYDSKSAKLVVDLGNKGEVLNMDTGWVTSVGEKPGYGTTVIIQYTDGREIWYGNLEKVNVSVNDWVNTKDLVGVAKPFTDQEINTRYLFMAMKQNGKFINPLDVISFE; from the coding sequence ATGTTTCATGAGAGAGAACGGGTAAAGGATAGAAGGCAGGAAAGAAAAGAACAGCTTCTCTTACAATCGCGCGACAGTATGCCGCCACACATTGATGATCTACATGATCCGCTGGAAAGAGTGTTTATCCCGGATCAATATTCAAGAAGCACTGATTTCACAAACGAGACTCCCCCTAGCAAACCGGTGGGTTATCACTTTAAAAGGCAAATATATCTTTCTTTGGCGGTTATTGGAATAGCGTATGTTTTATTAAAAAGTCCATTTGGTGTTCCAAATACATGGCGAGATTTATCAAGAGAAGTGATGACACGCGATTTCAATTTTGAGGGTGTGGCGGTATGGTATGAACAAGTTACAGGTCACTCACCAAGTGCGCTACCGGTTCTTTTTGATAAAAAAGAAAAGGAGAGTGTGCCAGCAAATGCCTATCAGCTAAGTAAGTGGAGTTTGCCAAAGGAGTGGAAAATAGCAAAGGAGTATGATTCCAAAAGTGCCAAATTAGTTGTTGATTTAGGGAATAAAGGAGAAGTCCTCAATATGGATACCGGCTGGGTAACTTCTGTTGGGGAAAAACCTGGCTATGGAACCACTGTAATCATCCAGTATACCGATGGTCGAGAGATTTGGTATGGAAATCTTGAAAAGGTAAATGTATCTGTAAACGACTGGGTGAATACAAAGGACCTTGTTGGAGTTGCTAAACCTTTTACCGATCAAGAGATTAACACGCGTTACCTATTTATGGCGATGAAACAAAACGGGAAATTTATTAATCCATTGGACGTGATTTCATTTGAATGA
- the rplU gene encoding 50S ribosomal protein L21 has product MYAIIVTGGKQYKVEEGATLYIEKLTASEGETVTFDQVLFVSKDGKVTAGTPTVAGATVTAKVEKHGKGEKVIVYKYKAKKNYRRKQGHRQPFSKVVIEKINA; this is encoded by the coding sequence ATGTACGCAATTATCGTAACAGGTGGTAAACAATACAAAGTTGAAGAGGGTGCTACCCTTTACATCGAAAAACTAACTGCTTCTGAAGGCGAAACAGTTACTTTTGATCAAGTATTGTTCGTAAGCAAAGATGGTAAAGTAACTGCGGGTACTCCAACTGTAGCTGGTGCAACTGTAACAGCGAAAGTTGAAAAGCACGGTAAAGGTGAGAAAGTTATCGTGTACAAGTACAAAGCAAAGAAAAACTATCGTCGTAAGCAAGGTCACCGTCAACCATTCTCTAAAGTTGTTATCGAAAAGATCAACGCGTAA
- a CDS encoding M50 family metallopeptidase — MNDFWPGGIRVRIHLLFWLVIGLAVMAGYFIETIALFIIVLIHELGHIAAARELGWEVKEIQLLPFGGVAVMEESPSADAIDEIVVALAGPFMNIVMIFFSLLFWWLGIWSEHWAHFFMKSNMMIALFNLLPMWPLDGGRIVQAVLTSFISYRKAAILSFSSSCGFAILLLGAGVWFFHANLTAVAIYLALTNGQAYKRFPYQFVRFLHKRYQGAPRLDRIEPVRVPSSLSVWEATHKLQKGKYHLFYITGKQGGVLPEENVLYACLVERRQRDWISSLL, encoded by the coding sequence TTGAATGACTTTTGGCCAGGCGGTATTCGTGTCCGCATCCATCTTTTATTTTGGCTGGTCATTGGTCTAGCTGTAATGGCTGGCTATTTTATAGAAACGATTGCGCTTTTCATCATTGTACTTATTCATGAGCTTGGTCATATAGCGGCGGCTCGTGAACTCGGATGGGAAGTAAAAGAGATTCAATTGTTACCCTTTGGTGGGGTTGCAGTTATGGAGGAATCCCCCTCAGCAGATGCTATAGACGAGATTGTAGTAGCATTAGCGGGCCCTTTTATGAATATCGTTATGATTTTTTTTTCTCTTCTATTTTGGTGGTTAGGTATTTGGTCGGAGCATTGGGCCCATTTTTTTATGAAAAGTAATATGATGATTGCTTTGTTTAATTTATTACCGATGTGGCCCTTAGATGGTGGGCGCATTGTGCAAGCGGTATTAACATCGTTCATTTCTTATCGGAAAGCGGCGATCTTATCATTTAGTAGTAGTTGTGGATTTGCTATTTTACTGCTGGGAGCCGGAGTTTGGTTCTTTCATGCTAATCTAACTGCTGTTGCGATCTATTTGGCTCTTACCAATGGGCAAGCATACAAGCGCTTTCCTTATCAGTTTGTTCGTTTTTTACATAAAAGATATCAGGGAGCACCCAGACTAGACAGGATAGAGCCTGTTCGTGTTCCATCTTCTCTATCTGTTTGGGAAGCTACCCATAAGCTACAAAAAGGTAAATACCATTTGTTTTATATAACAGGTAAACAAGGTGGTGTACTACCTGAGGAGAATGTACTCTATGCTTGTCTAGTTGAACGGCGCCAGCGAGACTGGATCAGTAGCTTGTTGTAG